Proteins encoded together in one Stigmatella aurantiaca window:
- a CDS encoding ABC-F family ATP-binding cassette domain-containing protein, whose translation MTLLRAANVQLSFGSRTIFQGLTLTIEEGERVGLVGVNGSGKSSLMKIMAGVARPDTGELQLRRGARVTYLPQEPEFPEGATVASELSVAQGPLREALAKHTELSRRMETTPPEGHAKLLEQMATLSDRIEHLGGWDTEHHARMLLDRLGVKDWDKPVSQLSGGLRKRVAIARALLTQPDLLMLDEPTNHLDADTVDWLEEELDKLPGALLLVTHDRYFLDGLVDRMVEIQPGEGVTSYPGNYEAYIEQKVAAQEQASLAQHKRERWIAQEVAWLRKGPEARRTKSKARIDRARKLMAEKGFERPKAAGLQVVAAPRLGHTVIEAEGVKKAFGDRRVLDKVDLRLQRGERVGLVGPNGVGKTTFLRVLLGELPPDDGKLVIGKNTKVAYYDQSRAALDPEATVYEAASSGEDWVEMGGQKIALRDYLDDLLFPVPMQRQKVRALSGGERNRLLLARLFLEGANVLVLDEPTNDLDIVTLNILEGLLLGFTGSVLLVTHDRYFLDKVATSILAFEGEGKVIRYEGNYAMYRRLKEQSEAAKTAAAAPKKEAPAPAPASEAAKPARKPGKLSYKEQRELEGMEAAIEAAETRKGELEAKLADPAVYSSSTKVPELQRELDAATTEVDRLYARWQELQNTVSG comes from the coding sequence GTGACCCTGCTCCGCGCCGCCAACGTCCAGCTCAGCTTCGGCAGCCGTACCATCTTCCAGGGGCTCACCCTCACCATCGAAGAGGGTGAGCGCGTGGGCCTGGTGGGGGTGAATGGCTCCGGCAAATCCTCGCTGATGAAGATCATGGCGGGGGTGGCGCGGCCGGACACGGGCGAGTTGCAGCTGCGGCGCGGGGCCCGCGTCACCTACCTGCCCCAGGAGCCGGAGTTTCCCGAAGGCGCCACGGTGGCCTCCGAGCTGTCCGTGGCCCAGGGGCCGCTGCGCGAGGCGCTCGCCAAGCACACGGAGCTCAGCCGGCGGATGGAGACCACGCCCCCGGAGGGCCACGCCAAGCTGCTGGAGCAGATGGCCACGCTCTCCGACCGCATCGAGCACCTGGGCGGCTGGGACACCGAGCACCACGCCCGGATGCTGCTGGACCGGCTGGGCGTGAAGGACTGGGACAAGCCCGTCTCGCAGCTGTCCGGCGGCCTGCGCAAGCGCGTGGCCATTGCCCGCGCCCTGCTCACCCAGCCGGACCTGCTGATGCTGGACGAGCCCACCAACCACCTGGACGCGGACACCGTGGACTGGCTGGAGGAGGAGCTGGACAAGCTCCCCGGCGCGCTGCTCCTGGTGACGCACGACCGGTACTTCCTGGACGGGCTCGTGGACCGGATGGTGGAGATTCAGCCCGGCGAGGGCGTCACCTCGTACCCGGGCAACTACGAGGCCTACATCGAGCAGAAGGTGGCCGCGCAGGAGCAGGCCTCCCTGGCACAGCACAAGCGCGAGCGGTGGATTGCCCAGGAAGTGGCCTGGCTGCGCAAGGGCCCCGAGGCCCGGCGCACCAAGAGCAAGGCGCGCATCGACCGGGCGCGCAAGCTGATGGCGGAGAAGGGCTTCGAGCGGCCCAAGGCCGCGGGGCTCCAGGTGGTGGCCGCGCCCCGGCTGGGGCACACCGTCATCGAGGCCGAGGGCGTGAAGAAGGCCTTCGGCGACCGGCGGGTGCTGGACAAGGTGGACCTGCGGCTGCAGCGCGGCGAGCGCGTGGGGCTGGTGGGCCCCAACGGCGTGGGCAAGACGACGTTCCTGCGCGTGCTCCTGGGCGAGCTGCCGCCGGATGACGGCAAGCTCGTCATCGGCAAGAACACCAAGGTCGCCTACTACGATCAGAGCCGGGCCGCGTTGGATCCGGAAGCCACTGTGTACGAGGCGGCCTCCTCCGGCGAGGACTGGGTGGAGATGGGCGGGCAGAAGATCGCCCTGCGCGACTACCTGGATGACCTGCTCTTCCCGGTGCCCATGCAGCGCCAGAAGGTGCGGGCGCTGTCGGGCGGCGAGCGCAACCGGCTGCTGCTCGCACGGCTGTTCCTGGAAGGCGCCAACGTGCTGGTGCTGGACGAGCCCACGAACGACCTGGACATCGTCACGCTGAACATCCTGGAGGGGCTCCTGCTGGGCTTCACCGGCAGCGTGCTGCTGGTGACGCACGACCGGTACTTCCTGGACAAGGTGGCCACCTCCATCCTCGCCTTCGAGGGCGAGGGGAAGGTCATCCGGTACGAGGGCAACTACGCCATGTACCGGCGTCTCAAGGAGCAGTCCGAGGCGGCCAAGACCGCGGCCGCCGCGCCGAAGAAGGAAGCCCCGGCCCCCGCTCCCGCCTCGGAGGCGGCGAAGCCCGCGCGCAAGCCCGGGAAGCTCTCGTACAAGGAACAGCGGGAGCTGGAGGGGATGGAGGCCGCCATCGAGGCGGCCGAGACGCGCAAGGGCGAGCTGGAGGCGAAGCTGGCCGACCCCGCCGTCTACAGCAGCTCGACGAAGGTGCCCGAGCTGCAGCGCGAGCTGGACGCGGCCACCACCGAGGTGGACCGGCTCTACGCCCGCTGGCAGGAACTCCAGAACACCGTCAGCGGGTAA
- a CDS encoding DEAD/DEAH box helicase has product MTFDELKLSEPLLRAVKAEGYTTPTPIQQRAIPPALTGQDVLGCAQTGTGKTAAFALPILHRLSSGRPPPAAHGRPIRVLILTPTRELASQIAESFQAYGRFTGLSWAVIFGGVGQHAQEQTLRRGVDVLIATPGRLLDLMNQGLVSYKALEVFVLDEADRMLDMGFIHDVKRVIAALPPKRQTLFFSATMPPEIQSLAQGILKSPVRVEVTPESTTAETVEQKMFFVEREQKRHLLVHLLGDTSIRRALVFTRTKHGANRVAKHLESSRISAEAIHGNKSQNARERALSAFKDGSCRVLVATDIAARGIDIEGITHVINFDLPNIPESYVHRIGRTGRAGAVGTALSFCDGEERAYLRDIERTIRRNVPVMADHPFRSGQAAPAPTEPGEARTRPAQEGRRHPGGQRPQGRGPGNGQGEGRHRRRGGGRPGGGQSGNARQAEGHRGSGGRGSEGGSRGSGGRPSGASAPAQAASRPAPPPVRTAPKWL; this is encoded by the coding sequence ATGACTTTCGATGAACTGAAGCTCTCCGAGCCGCTGCTTCGCGCCGTGAAGGCCGAGGGCTACACCACGCCCACCCCTATCCAGCAGCGGGCCATTCCCCCCGCGCTCACCGGACAGGACGTGCTGGGCTGCGCCCAGACGGGCACGGGCAAGACCGCGGCGTTCGCGCTGCCCATCCTCCACCGGCTGTCGTCCGGCCGGCCCCCTCCCGCCGCGCATGGCCGCCCCATCCGCGTGCTCATCCTCACCCCCACGCGCGAGCTGGCCAGCCAGATCGCCGAAAGCTTCCAGGCGTATGGCCGCTTCACCGGCCTGTCCTGGGCAGTGATTTTCGGCGGCGTGGGCCAGCACGCCCAGGAGCAGACGCTGCGCCGGGGCGTGGACGTGCTCATCGCCACCCCGGGCCGCCTGTTGGATCTGATGAACCAGGGGCTCGTGTCCTACAAGGCGCTGGAAGTGTTCGTGCTCGATGAGGCGGACCGCATGCTGGACATGGGCTTCATCCACGACGTGAAGCGCGTCATCGCCGCGCTGCCCCCCAAGCGCCAGACGCTCTTCTTCTCGGCGACGATGCCGCCGGAGATCCAGTCCCTGGCGCAGGGCATCCTCAAGAGCCCCGTGCGCGTGGAAGTCACCCCGGAGTCCACCACCGCCGAGACGGTGGAGCAGAAGATGTTCTTCGTGGAGCGCGAGCAGAAGCGGCACCTGCTGGTGCACCTGCTGGGCGACACCTCCATCCGCCGCGCCCTGGTCTTCACCCGCACGAAGCACGGCGCCAACCGGGTGGCCAAGCACCTGGAGTCCTCGCGCATCAGCGCCGAGGCCATCCACGGCAACAAGAGCCAGAACGCCCGCGAGCGCGCCCTGAGCGCCTTCAAGGACGGCAGCTGCCGGGTGCTGGTGGCCACGGACATCGCCGCGCGCGGCATCGACATCGAAGGCATCACCCACGTCATCAACTTCGACCTGCCCAACATCCCCGAGTCCTACGTGCACCGCATTGGCCGCACCGGCCGCGCGGGCGCGGTGGGCACCGCCCTGTCCTTCTGCGACGGGGAGGAGCGCGCCTACCTCCGGGACATCGAGCGCACCATCCGGCGCAACGTGCCGGTGATGGCCGACCACCCGTTCCGCTCCGGCCAGGCGGCCCCCGCGCCCACCGAGCCGGGCGAGGCCCGCACCCGGCCCGCGCAAGAGGGACGGCGGCACCCGGGCGGCCAGCGCCCCCAGGGCCGCGGCCCGGGCAATGGGCAGGGTGAGGGGCGCCACCGGCGCCGGGGCGGCGGCCGTCCCGGCGGAGGCCAGAGCGGCAATGCCCGGCAGGCCGAGGGCCACCGAGGCTCCGGCGGCCGGGGTTCCGAGGGAGGCTCCCGGGGTTCCGGGGGACGCCCTTCCGGGGCGTCTGCCCCCGCGCAGGCGGCTTCCCGCCCGGCCCCCCCTCCGGTTCGCACCGCTCCGAAGTGGCTCTGA
- the fusA gene encoding elongation factor G, producing MASNVPIEKIRNIGISAHIDSGKTTLSERILFYTGRIHEIHEVRGKDGVGAKMDSMDLEREKGITIQSAATYAMWGEHNINLIDTPGHVDFTIEVERALRVLDGAILVLCSVSGVQSQSITVDRQMKRYKVPRIAFINKMDRAGANYDRVAAQLKEKLNHHPVKLQYPIGAEDRFQGLIDLVQMKAFYFDGESGENVREEEIPADMLDEAKLRRQEMVEGVAEVDDTLGELFLADAAISNDQIAAAIRRATIALKMTPVMCGSAYKNKGVQLLLNAVCSYLPNPKEATNEALDQKNNEAKVILESDPAKPFVGLAFKLEDGRYGQLTYMRVYQGRVAKGDFIFNQSNQKKVKIPRIVRMHASDMNDINEGQAGDIIALFGVECASGDTFTDGTVSYTMTSMHVPDAVISLAVSPKERTSTANFSKALNRFTKEDPTFRVHRDEESAQTIISGMGELHLEIYIERMKREYNCEVIAGKPQVAYRETISQKGEFYYTHKKQTGGSGQFARVCGYLEPLPADAVQQYEFVDDIVGGSIPREFIPACDKGFQEAVKKGNLIGFPVVGVRVVINDGAFHAVDSSEMAFKTAAIMGFREGYAAAKPIILEPMMKVEVQAPEDFQGSVVGQLNQRRGTILSTENRDGYLIAVAEVPLNAMFGYSTDLRSATQGKGEYTMEFAKYFPVPKNEAEALMAAYREKQAAEAAARK from the coding sequence GTGGCCTCCAACGTACCCATCGAAAAGATTCGTAACATCGGTATCTCCGCCCACATCGACTCGGGCAAGACGACGCTGTCCGAGCGCATCCTCTTCTACACGGGCCGCATCCACGAGATCCACGAAGTGCGTGGCAAGGATGGCGTCGGCGCGAAGATGGACTCGATGGACCTGGAGCGTGAGAAGGGCATCACGATCCAGTCGGCCGCGACCTACGCGATGTGGGGCGAGCACAACATCAACCTGATCGACACCCCGGGACACGTCGACTTCACCATCGAGGTGGAGCGCGCGCTGCGCGTGCTCGACGGCGCCATCCTGGTGCTCTGCTCCGTGTCGGGCGTGCAGTCCCAGTCCATCACCGTGGACCGGCAGATGAAGCGCTACAAGGTTCCGCGCATCGCGTTCATCAACAAGATGGACCGCGCCGGTGCGAACTATGATCGCGTGGCCGCGCAGCTCAAGGAGAAGCTCAACCACCACCCGGTGAAGCTCCAGTACCCGATCGGCGCCGAGGACCGCTTCCAGGGCCTCATCGATCTGGTGCAGATGAAGGCGTTCTACTTCGACGGCGAGAGCGGCGAGAACGTGCGCGAGGAAGAGATCCCCGCGGACATGCTCGACGAGGCGAAGCTGCGCCGCCAGGAGATGGTGGAGGGCGTGGCCGAGGTGGATGACACGCTCGGAGAGCTCTTCCTCGCCGACGCGGCCATCAGCAACGACCAGATCGCCGCGGCCATCCGCCGGGCGACCATCGCGCTGAAGATGACGCCGGTCATGTGCGGCTCGGCCTACAAGAACAAGGGCGTGCAGCTGCTGCTCAACGCGGTGTGCAGCTACCTGCCCAACCCCAAGGAAGCGACCAACGAGGCCCTCGACCAGAAGAACAACGAGGCCAAGGTCATCCTGGAGTCGGATCCGGCCAAGCCCTTCGTGGGCCTGGCGTTCAAGCTGGAAGACGGCCGCTACGGGCAGCTGACGTACATGCGCGTCTACCAGGGCCGTGTGGCGAAGGGCGACTTCATCTTCAACCAGTCGAACCAGAAGAAGGTGAAGATCCCCCGCATCGTGCGCATGCACGCCAGCGACATGAACGACATCAACGAGGGACAGGCCGGTGACATCATCGCCCTGTTCGGCGTGGAGTGCGCCTCGGGCGACACGTTCACCGACGGCACCGTGAGCTACACGATGACGTCCATGCACGTGCCGGACGCCGTGATTTCGCTCGCGGTGAGCCCTAAGGAGCGCACCTCGACGGCCAACTTCTCCAAGGCCCTCAACCGGTTCACCAAGGAGGATCCGACCTTCCGCGTGCACCGCGACGAGGAGAGCGCCCAGACCATCATCAGCGGCATGGGCGAGCTGCACCTGGAGATCTACATCGAGCGCATGAAGCGCGAGTACAACTGCGAAGTCATCGCCGGCAAGCCGCAGGTGGCCTACCGCGAGACGATCAGCCAGAAGGGCGAGTTCTACTACACGCACAAGAAGCAGACCGGTGGTTCCGGCCAGTTCGCGCGCGTGTGTGGTTACCTCGAGCCCCTGCCGGCCGACGCCGTGCAGCAGTACGAGTTCGTGGATGACATCGTGGGCGGCTCCATCCCCCGCGAGTTCATCCCCGCGTGCGACAAGGGCTTCCAGGAGGCCGTGAAGAAGGGCAACCTCATCGGCTTCCCCGTGGTGGGCGTGCGCGTCGTCATCAACGACGGTGCGTTCCACGCGGTGGACTCCAGCGAAATGGCGTTCAAGACCGCCGCCATCATGGGCTTCCGGGAAGGCTACGCCGCGGCGAAGCCCATCATCCTGGAGCCGATGATGAAGGTGGAGGTGCAGGCGCCCGAGGACTTCCAGGGCTCCGTCGTCGGCCAGCTCAACCAGCGCCGCGGCACCATCCTCAGCACGGAGAACCGGGACGGCTACCTCATCGCCGTGGCCGAGGTGCCGCTGAACGCCATGTTCGGTTACTCCACGGACCTGCGCTCGGCGACCCAGGGCAAGGGCGAGTACACGATGGAGTTCGCCAAGTACTTCCCCGTGCCGAAGAACGAGGCGGAGGCCCTGATGGCGGCCTACCGCGAGAAGCAGGCGGCCGAAGCCGCGGCCCGTAAGTAG
- a CDS encoding nuclear transport factor 2 family protein, translating into MSAAENFSLAREWLRAFNAHDVEALVALYAEDATHTSPKIRVLHPDTGGKLVGKPALARWWKEANARLPGLRYEETALTADGERVFMEYLRHAPGEAPMPVAEVLEVRGGKIVASRVYHG; encoded by the coding sequence ATGAGTGCTGCCGAAAACTTCTCCCTCGCGCGCGAATGGCTGCGCGCCTTCAACGCCCACGACGTGGAGGCCCTGGTGGCCCTGTACGCCGAGGACGCCACGCATACCTCTCCGAAAATCCGGGTTTTGCACCCGGACACGGGGGGCAAGCTGGTGGGCAAGCCGGCCCTGGCCCGGTGGTGGAAGGAGGCCAACGCCCGGCTGCCCGGGCTGCGCTACGAGGAGACGGCGCTCACGGCGGATGGGGAGCGCGTCTTCATGGAGTACCTGCGCCACGCCCCCGGGGAGGCGCCCATGCCGGTGGCCGAGGTGCTGGAGGTGCGGGGCGGGAAGATCGTCGCCTCGCGCGTCTACCACGGCTGA
- a CDS encoding serine/threonine protein kinase, with the protein METARDGGWKQGLLPEGTRIGPWRVVRWHGQGAHGVLYQAVQVRSPWPSPVALKLALAPEDPRFAREVTLLTRLHHPCIPRLLGHGHWRHPAGTRHPFIALEWVEGPSLYDWARERNPSSRQVLLLLAQLARALQAIHSAHAVHRDVKGGNILVRASDDRPVLTDFGSGDYQGSERLTWRSMPPLTRAYRSPEASRFAFRFIHEPESHYVARPSDDVFSLGVTAYRLLTGLYPPTQLHSVEAPAWSPEDAGPWSLRSLNPRMAPALGALVLRMLSPQPEARGTAQELAEALEFAAARAGTEADLPLFAPSLLPRERPPPSNLAPSWARVPKSLLRLTSLAVGLFLLLWLGQTVFQRADVSLLRRQAPAEAGTSEAGNVAVGDGSLTAPGASQQALSASGGIALELPSKPLPGQHKPDANNRCPRKGQTAIHGGCWVQLAMDAETCAANGADGYVYKGRCYAPAFPPRRQPTSTQTPNARP; encoded by the coding sequence ATGGAGACCGCGCGCGATGGCGGCTGGAAACAAGGCCTTCTTCCGGAAGGGACCCGGATCGGCCCGTGGCGAGTGGTGCGCTGGCACGGACAGGGGGCCCATGGCGTCCTCTACCAAGCCGTGCAGGTGCGCTCCCCTTGGCCCTCTCCGGTGGCGCTCAAGTTGGCACTTGCTCCAGAAGACCCGCGCTTCGCCCGTGAGGTGACGCTGCTCACCCGCCTGCACCACCCCTGCATCCCTCGCCTTCTCGGCCATGGGCATTGGCGGCACCCGGCGGGGACGCGCCACCCCTTCATCGCCCTCGAATGGGTCGAGGGCCCGTCTCTGTATGACTGGGCCCGCGAGCGCAATCCCTCGTCCCGCCAGGTCCTCCTGCTCCTCGCCCAGCTGGCCCGCGCCCTCCAGGCCATCCATAGCGCTCACGCCGTTCACCGGGACGTGAAGGGCGGCAATATCCTGGTTCGCGCCTCGGATGACCGGCCCGTCCTCACGGACTTCGGCTCCGGCGACTACCAGGGCTCCGAACGTCTCACCTGGCGCTCCATGCCTCCGCTCACCCGGGCCTACCGTTCTCCCGAGGCCTCTCGCTTCGCCTTCCGCTTCATCCACGAGCCCGAGTCCCATTACGTGGCCCGGCCTTCCGACGACGTGTTTTCCCTGGGCGTCACCGCCTACCGGCTCCTCACCGGCCTGTACCCACCGACCCAGCTGCATTCGGTGGAGGCTCCTGCATGGAGCCCCGAGGACGCGGGGCCCTGGTCACTCCGGAGCCTCAATCCCCGGATGGCGCCTGCGCTCGGAGCCCTCGTCCTGCGCATGCTCTCCCCCCAGCCCGAAGCTCGCGGGACGGCTCAGGAGCTGGCCGAAGCGCTGGAGTTCGCTGCGGCACGCGCGGGCACAGAAGCGGATCTGCCCCTCTTCGCGCCATCTCTTCTCCCACGGGAAAGGCCTCCGCCTTCCAATCTGGCCCCCTCCTGGGCACGTGTTCCCAAGAGTCTTCTGAGGCTCACCTCGCTGGCGGTAGGACTGTTCCTGCTCCTGTGGCTGGGGCAGACCGTGTTCCAAAGGGCAGACGTGTCCCTCCTCCGGAGGCAGGCTCCAGCGGAGGCTGGCACCTCCGAGGCGGGCAACGTGGCCGTGGGTGACGGCTCGCTGACGGCGCCCGGCGCTTCTCAGCAGGCCCTTTCCGCCTCCGGGGGCATCGCGCTGGAGCTTCCCTCCAAGCCCCTTCCTGGACAGCACAAGCCGGATGCGAACAACCGGTGCCCCCGCAAAGGACAGACCGCCATCCATGGGGGCTGCTGGGTACAACTCGCCATGGACGCTGAGACGTGTGCGGCCAATGGAGCGGACGGCTACGTCTACAAGGGCCGGTGTTACGCCCCTGCCTTCCCTCCCCGGCGTCAGCCCACGTCCACCCAGACCCCCAACGCCCGCCCCTGA
- the sthA gene encoding Si-specific NAD(P)(+) transhydrogenase: MVDVDLLVIGSGPAGESGAVQAARMGKRVVVVEKEPVLGGTAANTGTLPSKTLRETALYLSGYRARGLYGVERSLRHEATVSDFLYRERRVKDVERLRIGQNLQRHGVTVIQGTASLVDAHTVRIRQEGHPERLLTASYLLVATGSSPYRPPLYPFGDDRVHDSDEVLELAELPHSIVVVGAGVIGCEYACMFAALGIPVTLVDGRKELLPFLDDEFSTLLGQRMAALGIQMRLGFTVEDLQMTPGAPLRLTLSGGEVLETHQVLVASGRSANTAGLGLEDVGVTLGTRGLVEVNATYQTSQPHIYAVGDVIGFPALASTSMEQARVAVLHAFGMPRGLSPILPYGIYTIPEVSMAGETEESLRAKGTPYVAGRAAFATNPRGQIIGEQHGRLKLLFHRESLKLLGVHVLGEQASELVHVGLTALVAGAGAQLFMETCFNYPTLSEAYKTATHNALHQLEPRDQAAPVSTGT; encoded by the coding sequence ATGGTTGATGTGGACTTGCTGGTCATCGGCTCGGGCCCGGCCGGCGAAAGCGGGGCCGTGCAGGCCGCGCGCATGGGCAAGCGCGTGGTGGTGGTGGAGAAGGAGCCCGTGCTGGGAGGCACCGCCGCCAACACCGGCACCCTGCCCTCCAAGACGCTGCGCGAGACGGCGCTCTACCTCTCCGGCTACCGGGCCCGGGGCCTCTACGGCGTGGAGCGCAGCCTGCGCCACGAGGCCACCGTCTCGGACTTCCTCTACCGCGAGCGGCGGGTGAAGGACGTGGAGCGGCTGCGCATCGGGCAGAACCTCCAGCGCCACGGGGTGACGGTGATTCAGGGCACCGCCTCCCTCGTGGACGCGCACACGGTGCGCATCCGCCAGGAGGGCCACCCCGAGCGCCTCCTCACCGCCTCCTACCTCCTGGTGGCCACCGGCTCCTCACCCTACCGCCCCCCGCTCTACCCGTTCGGGGATGACCGGGTGCACGACTCGGACGAGGTGCTCGAGCTGGCCGAGCTGCCCCACTCCATCGTGGTGGTGGGCGCCGGCGTCATTGGCTGCGAGTACGCGTGCATGTTCGCCGCGCTCGGCATCCCCGTGACGCTGGTGGATGGGCGCAAGGAGCTGCTGCCCTTCCTCGACGACGAGTTCTCCACGCTGCTCGGCCAGCGCATGGCGGCGCTCGGCATCCAGATGCGCCTGGGCTTCACGGTGGAGGACCTGCAGATGACGCCCGGGGCGCCCCTGCGGCTGACGCTCTCGGGGGGCGAGGTGCTGGAGACGCACCAGGTGCTGGTGGCCTCGGGCCGCTCGGCCAACACCGCGGGGCTGGGGCTGGAGGACGTGGGCGTCACCCTGGGCACCCGGGGCCTCGTGGAGGTGAACGCCACGTACCAGACGTCCCAGCCCCACATCTACGCGGTAGGCGACGTCATCGGCTTTCCCGCCCTGGCCTCCACCTCCATGGAGCAGGCCCGCGTGGCGGTGCTGCATGCCTTCGGGATGCCGCGGGGGCTCTCGCCCATCCTGCCCTACGGCATCTACACCATCCCCGAGGTGTCCATGGCCGGGGAGACCGAGGAGTCCCTGCGCGCGAAGGGCACACCCTACGTGGCCGGCCGCGCCGCGTTCGCCACCAACCCCCGGGGGCAAATCATCGGCGAGCAGCACGGGCGGCTGAAGCTGCTCTTCCACCGCGAGAGCCTGAAGCTCCTGGGCGTCCACGTGCTGGGCGAGCAGGCCTCGGAGCTGGTGCACGTGGGGCTCACCGCGCTGGTGGCGGGCGCCGGCGCCCAGCTCTTCATGGAGACGTGCTTCAACTACCCCACGCTGTCGGAGGCCTACAAGACGGCCACCCACAACGCGCTCCACCAGCTGGAGCCCCGGGATCAGGCCGCCCCCGTCAGCACGGGGACGTGA
- a CDS encoding pseudouridine synthase → MPRKPPPRRAPALQDKTSRPARWEGKTKPDWLSRALARAGALPLKQAEEAIEQGRVTVNGRAVRQPLAPVPEGAVLKVDGLPVSREVETHVLAFHKPADLLTSTVSQHRTGTVYEVLLPQLPDALARYTWHAVGRLDRGTTGLLLFTNDEQLVAHATAPETHLTKRYVATVQGTADDARLEPLRRGVQLEDGPTRPAQVQVRDAHTVEVIVTEGRNHQVKRMLGAVGLPVRALHREAIGGVVLDVPEGTFRPLTPGEITEGLGYTGRHHG, encoded by the coding sequence ATGCCCCGTAAACCGCCCCCGCGCCGCGCGCCCGCCCTTCAGGACAAAACGTCTCGCCCGGCCCGGTGGGAGGGCAAGACGAAGCCGGACTGGCTGTCCCGGGCCCTGGCCCGGGCGGGCGCCCTGCCCCTGAAGCAGGCCGAGGAGGCCATCGAGCAGGGGCGCGTCACGGTGAATGGCCGCGCGGTGCGCCAGCCGCTCGCCCCGGTGCCCGAGGGGGCAGTGCTCAAGGTGGACGGCCTGCCCGTGAGCCGCGAGGTGGAGACGCACGTGCTGGCCTTCCACAAGCCAGCCGACCTGCTCACCTCCACCGTGAGCCAGCACCGCACGGGCACCGTGTACGAGGTGCTCCTGCCCCAGCTGCCGGATGCGCTGGCCCGCTACACCTGGCACGCGGTGGGCCGGCTGGACCGGGGCACCACGGGCCTGCTGCTGTTCACCAATGACGAGCAGCTGGTGGCGCACGCCACCGCCCCGGAGACGCACCTGACCAAGCGCTACGTGGCCACCGTGCAGGGCACCGCGGACGACGCCCGCCTGGAGCCGCTGCGCCGGGGCGTCCAGTTGGAGGACGGGCCCACCCGGCCCGCCCAGGTCCAGGTCCGAGACGCGCACACCGTGGAGGTCATCGTCACCGAGGGCCGCAACCACCAGGTGAAGCGGATGCTCGGGGCGGTGGGGCTGCCCGTGCGCGCGCTGCACCGGGAGGCCATCGGCGGGGTGGTGCTGGATGTGCCCGAGGGCACCTTCCGCCCGCTCACCCCCGGGGAAATCACCGAAGGACTGGGCTACACGGGAAGGCACCATGGTTGA
- a CDS encoding RNA methyltransferase encodes MVLPIRFVLMRPRNAENLGAAARAMKNCGLSHWTWVRPEAEDLAPARRLAVHAEELLDGVRREDTLEAAVADCVWVVGTSSRKVEGKRRLAPRAVGEELVARAAQGPVAIVFGDERSGLTNAEVERCHDLSAVPTDPSQPSINLAQAVLLYAYEVRMASLAAAPPPPAPLPVAASDAELARVEETLETLLKSGGFLVDPHAGRTGLRDLFAPLRRSRLTHHEARLWLAALHSLRKRLMAG; translated from the coding sequence ATGGTGTTGCCCATCCGCTTTGTCCTGATGCGTCCGCGCAACGCGGAGAACCTCGGTGCCGCCGCGCGGGCCATGAAGAACTGCGGCCTGTCCCACTGGACCTGGGTCCGGCCCGAGGCGGAGGACCTGGCCCCCGCGCGCCGCCTGGCCGTCCACGCCGAGGAGCTGCTCGACGGGGTGCGGCGGGAGGACACGCTGGAGGCGGCGGTGGCCGACTGCGTCTGGGTGGTGGGCACCAGCTCCCGCAAGGTGGAGGGCAAGCGCCGGCTGGCGCCCCGGGCCGTGGGCGAGGAGCTGGTGGCCCGCGCCGCCCAGGGGCCCGTGGCCATCGTCTTCGGGGATGAGCGCAGCGGGCTGACGAACGCCGAGGTGGAGCGCTGCCATGATCTCTCGGCGGTCCCCACGGACCCCTCCCAGCCCTCCATCAACCTGGCGCAGGCGGTGCTGCTGTACGCCTACGAGGTCCGCATGGCCTCGCTCGCGGCGGCCCCCCCGCCCCCCGCCCCTCTGCCGGTGGCCGCCTCGGACGCGGAGCTGGCGCGGGTGGAGGAGACGCTGGAGACGCTGCTCAAGTCGGGAGGCTTCCTCGTGGACCCGCACGCGGGGCGCACGGGCCTGCGGGACTTGTTCGCCCCGCTGCGGCGCTCCCGGCTGACCCACCACGAGGCCCGGCTGTGGCTGGCGGCGCTCCACAGCCTGCGCAAGCGCCTGATGGCGGGCTGA